A portion of the Bactrocera neohumeralis isolate Rockhampton chromosome 2, APGP_CSIRO_Bneo_wtdbg2-racon-allhic-juicebox.fasta_v2, whole genome shotgun sequence genome contains these proteins:
- the LOC126750829 gene encoding organic cation transporter protein-like, whose amino-acid sequence MSYDDVINYLGDFGKYQKQIYFLLCLPAISCAFHKLAGVFLLARPEFRCLLPFENLLNATYDSFPSEYWNLTYPIDPLTGKFQRCEYYNTDYTTDYLQTATTPATGNGTVKCSHYVYDRSRYENSAVTEWDMVCARGLLTATSDSLFMLGVLLGSIIFGQMSDKYGRKPIFFASLVIQVIFGVLAAIAPEYFTYTISRMVVGATTSGVFLVAYVIAMEMVGSTYRLFAGVTVQMFFSLGFILTAGFAYFIHDWRWLQIALSLPGLLFMCYHWVIPESARWLLSKGRKEEAIVVIEKAARINRVTIPSEVYDNLIDEAAEREKKDEIVSEGADEKAPTVFDLLRYPNLRKKTLVILFDWFVNSGVYYGLSWNTNNLGGNVLLNFMISGAVEIPGYTFLLFTLNRWGRRTILCGCMLVAGGALLLTIVVPANNNWLIILFAMIGKLAITASYGTIYIFSAEQFPTVVRNVGLGASSMVARVGGILAPYLNLLGEIWRPLPLIVCGSLAFFAGLLSLMLPETLNKPMPETIADAEQFGKRTRNAEFVEAGGEELARIVTPEDKNHVANGKSA is encoded by the coding sequence ATGAGTTATGATGACGTCATCAATTATTTGGGCGATTTCGGCAAATATcagaaacaaatatattttttgctctgCCTACCGGCGATTTCATGCGCTTTCCACAAGCTAGCTGGTGTATTCCTTTTGGCGCGCCCAGAATTTCGTTGCCTACTGCCGTTCGAGAATCTGTTAAATGCAACATATGACTCTTTTCCGTCCGAATATTGGAATCTGACTTATCCTATAGACCCACTAACCGGTAAATTTCAGCGTTGCGAATATTATAATACTGACTATACGACGGACTATTTGCAGACGGCTACCACGCCGGCCACAGGCAATGGCACTGTCAAATGCAGTCACTATGTCTACGATCGTTCAAGGTACGAGAATAGCGCGGTCACCGAATGGGATATGGTGTGTGCACGCGGCTTACTGACTGCCACAAGTGACAGCTTATTTATGCTTGGCGTGTTGTTGGGCAGTATTATATTTGGACAAATGTCGGATAAATATGGACGCAAACCAATTTTCTTTGCTTCTCTGGTTATACAAGTTATCTTCGGCGTACTGGCTGCTATTGCTCCCGAGTACTTTACCTATACCATATCACGTATGGTTGTGGGCGCCACAACGTCCGGTGTCTTTTTGGTCGCCTATGTCATCGCTATGGAAATGGTGGGCTCAACATATCGACTTTTCGCCGGCGTCACCGTACAAATGTTCTTCTCACTTGGTTTCATATTAACAGCCGGTTTTGCATATTTCATACACGACTGGCGTTGGCTGCAAATAGCGCTCAGTTTGCCGGGTTTATTATTCATGTGCTATCATTGGGTCATACCGGAATCGGCCAGATGGTTACTCTCTAAAGGTAGAAAAGAAGAGGCAATCGTTGTCATTGAGAAGGCAGCACGCATAAACCGTGTAACCATACCCAGTGAGGTATATGACAATCTAATTGATGAAGCAGCTGAGCGTGAGAAAAAAGATGAGATTGTGTCTGAAGGCGCAGATGAAAAGGCACCCACCGTATTCGATCTGTTGAGATATCCGAATTTGCGTAAGAAAACATTAGTCATTCTCTTCGATTGGTTTGTGAACAGCGGCGTGTACTACGGACTATCGTGGAACACTAATAATCTTGGTGGCAatgttttgttaaatttcatgatTTCTGGTGCAGTTGAAATCCCCGGCTACACATTCCTCCTATTCACGCTGAATCGTTGGGGTCGCCGCACAATACTTTGCGGTTGTATGCTGGTCGCTGGCGGTGCTCTGTTGCTGACCATAGTTGTACCGGCAAACAATAATTGGCTCATAATATTATTTGCTATGATTGGCAAATTAGCCATTACCGCATCGTATGGCACTATATACATTTTCTCAGCGGAACAATTTCCTACAGTGGTGCGTAACGTGGGTCTAGGCGCATCGTCAATGGTGGCACGAGTTGGCGGCATCTTGGCgccatatttaaatttattgggTGAAATATGGCGTCCTCTGCCTTTAATCGTGTGTGGCTCCTTGGCATTCTTTGCCGGTCTCCTGTCTTTAATGCTGCCCGAGACGCTTAATAAACCGATGCCGGAAACGATTGCCGACGCCGAACAGTTCGGAAAACGTACACGCAATGCTGAGTTCGTCGAAGCTGGCGGTGAGGAGTTAGCAAGAATTGTTACACCCGAGGACAAAAATCACGTTGCGAATGGAAAGTCTGCATGA
- the LOC126750826 gene encoding leucine-rich repeat protein soc-2 homolog, with protein sequence MNLCSSAGATASSSSLASEDAAAVESTNVSGKNGSGGVLTTHCFGSSNSSSSCAAALTTNLSNNPTHSGSGASGSNFGNNNEMPPETRPKMVTVKHPESNKPKPTTKKSKPIQADQDVVKALQRCREEGIKRLDLSKSSVTVIPTSVRDCVHLTELYLYSNKISQLPTEIGCLVHLKTLALNENSLTSLPESLQNCRQLKVLDLRHNKLAEIPSVIYRLRSLTTLYLRFNRIIAVAADIRNLTNLTMLSLRENKIRELGSSIGALVNLTTLDVSHNHLEHLPEEIGKCVTLSALDLQHNELLDIPETIGNLKSLVRLGLRYNRLSSIPASLKNCKFMDEFNVEGNGITQLPDGLLASLSALTNITLSRNSFTSYPTGGPAQFTNVYSINLEHNRIDKIPYGIFSRAKGLTKLNMKENVLTALPLDVGTWINMVELNLATNALQKLPDDIMNLQNLEILVLSNNMLKKIPSTIGNLRKLRILDLEENRIEVLPNEIGLLHELQKLILQTNQISILPRSIGHLSNLTHLSVSENNLQYLPEEIGSLENLENLYINQNPCLEKLPYELALCQNLKYLNIDKCPLSTIPPEIQAGGPSLVLQWLKMHSPYRQM encoded by the exons ATGAACCTGTGTTCCTCTGCCGGCGCTACAGCATCATCATCCTCTTTGGCATCGGAAGACGCAGCAGCAGTGGAAAGTACGAACGTTAGTGGGAAAAACGGTAGTGGTGGTGTATTGACCACACATTGTTTTGGAAGCAGCAATAGCAGCAGTAGCTGCGCCGCAGCTTTAACGACGAACCTTTCAAATAATCCAACACACAGTGGCAGCGGTGCCAGCGGTAGTAATTTTGGAAATAACAACGAAATGCCACCGGAAACACGTCCGAAGATGGTAACGGTGAAACACCCGGAATCTAATAAACCCAAGCCAACTACAAAGAAAAGTAAACCAATACAAGCTGATCAGGACGTTGTTAAAGCTCTTCAGCGTTGTCGGGAAGAAG GTATAAAACGCTTGGATCTAAGCAAGTCCTCCGTCACAGTTATACCAACTTCAGTAAGAGACTGCGTTCATCTTACGGAACTTTATTTATACAGCAACAAGATTAGTCAACTGCCGACTGAAATAGGGTGTCTCGTGCATTTAAAGACACTTGCTTTAAACGAAAACTCGCTAACTTCTTTACCAGAGTCGTTACAAAATTGTAGGCAGCTTAAAGTACTTGATTTAAGACACAATAAGCTTGCGGAAATTCCTTCGGTGATTTATCGGCTGCGTTCTCTTACCACGCTCTACTTGCGTTTTAATCGCATTATCGCTGTGGCTGCCGATATACGCAATTTAACTAATTTGACTATGTTGAGTCTGCGTGAAAATAAAATTCGAGAATTGGGTTCCTCCATCGGTGCATTGGTAAACTTAACAACACTGGATGTCTCACACAACCACTTGGAACATTTGCCCGAAGAAATAGGTAAATGTGTAACTTTGAGTGCACTTGATTTGCAGCACAACGAACTATTGGACATACCGGAAACCATTGGCAACTTGAAGAGCTTAGTACGATTAGGCTTGAG ATACAATCGACTATCAAGTATTCCGGCATCgctgaaaaattgcaaattcatGGATGAATTTAATGTTGAGGGCAATGGTATAACGCAATTACCAGATGGTCTTTTAGCTAGTCTTAGTGCACTTACAAATATTACACTATCGCGCAACTCTTTTACCAGTTACCCAACTGGTGGGCCTGCTCAATTTACCAACGTCTATAGCATTAATCTGGAACATAATCGTATCGACAAAATACCATATGGAATATTTTCACGAGCTAAAGGCCTCACAAAACTcaatatgaaagaaaatgtgCTTACTGCTTTACCGCTCGATGTAGGAACTTGGATTAATATGGTCGAATTGAATTTGGCCACAAATGCTTTACAAAAATTACCCGATGACATAATGAATCTGCAGAATCTAGAAATTTTGGTACTATCCAACAACATGCTCAAAAAGATTCCTAGTACCATAGGTAATCTGCGCAAACTGCGTATTCTCGACCTAGAAGAGAATCGCATTGAAGTGCTGCCCAACGAAATCGGTTTATTACacgaattacaaaaattaattttgcaaacaAATCAGATCTCTATACTGCCACGCAGTATTGGTCATCTCAGCAATCTGACGCATTTGTCAGTTAGCGAAAATAATTTACAGTACCTGCCAGAAGAGATTGGCTCGCTGGAGAATCTGGAAAATCTTTATATCAATCAAAATCCATGTTTGGAAAAGTTACCTTACGAGCTGGCACTTTGTCAAAATTTGAAATACCTAAACATTGACAAATGTCCTTTGAGCACAATACCACCTGAAATACAAGCTGGCGGTCCATCTCTAGTACTCCAATGGTTGAAAATGCATTCGCCATATAGGCAGATGTGA
- the LOC126750874 gene encoding amine oxidase [flavin-containing] B, whose translation MEKDCELKLGPPERSQRIDVIIVGAGISGLVTAYRLLEKEPSLQIRILEASDTIGGNLQQIPQGEIGAKWFEESQAHVYQLLQRMEIPIQQRSVVDAALPRCWELDQTVSSNLAKYELQRYINELQIKAPFFRPGRFSIRKNSTKMDKHINNRLFFNESRKFMNNLVELVCGSKAADITYKEFMSLCYGCGSLQNIINIYLECPNTLLEFDSAHLLSALTQRLQGTEFLVSRQVKAICHYKDYIEVHDSTQKIHTTDVLILAIPLNSLQQINFSPPVPVELRKVMNNKLKLRLMLTSFIAGYGDAHWRNAGYSGSFLKNDPFIVGYEYRPNVYGGMMIHDSGSESLVRSIALKAFAENYGEAMETPHSYNQHTFELSSLAHMPLTTPWHRIIWSSSAAASTCYRGFLGGAVQSGLRAALNALLLVRPQVVSWTDVADVHCQNCPNIKDVGAMQLWMSGLNLYNVGYYTLYVSSVLLALQFAFKKFG comes from the exons ATGGAAAAAGATTGCGAATTGAAGCTCGGACCACCCGAGCGGTCGCAAAGAATTGACGTTATAATTGTGGGAGCGGGCATATCAGGATTGGTGACAGCTTATAGGCTTTTAGAAAAGGAACCCTCTTTACAAATAAGAATATTGGAGGCCAGTGATACTATCGGTGGCAATTTGCAGCAAATACCTCAGGGTGAAATCGGTGCCAAATGGTTCGAAGAGTCGCAAGCTCATGTTTATCAATTGCTGCAACGTATGGAAATACCAATACAGCAGCGTTCTGTTGTGGATGCAGCATTGCCACGTTGTTGGGAACTCGATCAAACTGTATCCTCAAATTTGGCAAAATATGAGTTACAACGTTATATAAAcgaattacaaataaaagcacCTTTCTTTAGGCCGGGACGATTCAG TATTCGAAAAAACTCAACAAAAATGGATAAACATATAAACAACCGATTATTTTTCAATGAGTCGCGAAAGTTTATGAACAATTTAGTGGAGTTGGTTTGTGGTTCGAAAGCCGCCGATATTACTTACAAAGAATTTATGAGCCTTTGCTATGGCTGCGGAAGCTtacaaaacataattaatat TTACTTGGAGTGTCCGAACACTTTACTGGAGTTCGATAGTGCTCATCTCCTCAGTGCGCTTACACAGAGATTGCAAGGCACTGAATTTCTAGTCTCGCGACAAGTGAAAGCTATTTGCCATTATAAAGACTATATTGAAGTGCATGATTCAACGCAGAAAATACACACAACGGATGTGCTCATTTTGGCAATACCATTGAATTCTCTCCAACAGATCAACTTCTCACCGCCAGTACCCGTGGAGTTGCGCAAAGTAATGAACAATAAACTGAAGTTGCGCTTAATGTTAACAAGCTTTATAGCTGGCTACGGCGATGCTCATTGGCGGAATGCTGGCTATTCGGGCAGTTTCCTTAAGAACGACCCATTTATAGTGGGTTACGAGTACCGACCCAATGTTTATGGCGGCATGATGATACATGATAGCGGTTCTGAATCGTTGGTACGTTCGATTGCGCTAAAAGCATTTGCAGAAAATTATGGTGAAGCTATGGAAACACCGCACAGCTATAACCAACATACTTTCGAGTTGAGCTCATTAGCACATATGCCACTCACGACACCGTGGCATCGTATTATATGGTCATCATCGGCCGCTGCCTCCACATGCTATCGCGGCTTCTTAGGCGGTGCGGTGCAAAGTGGATTGCGTGCGGCATTGAACGCTTTACTATTGGTGCGACCACAAGTGGTGTCATGGACCGATGTGGCCGATGTACATTGTCAAAATTGTCCGAATATTAAAGACGTGGGCGCAATGCAATTATGGATGAGTGGACTAAACCTGTATAATGTGGGCTATTATACCCTTTACGTTTCGAGTGTCCTTCTAGCACTACAGTTCGCATTTAAGAAATTTGGTTGA
- the LOC126750852 gene encoding putative lipoyltransferase 2, mitochondrial, whose protein sequence is MMKKTIPLVNIVNAGHHGYESGLKLQKQLSNQKAEDWTNFRNYLILQQHDPVYTIGIRTKNYSYADEQRLRKLGAEFFRTNRGGLITFHGPGQLVAYPILHLHQFQPKMRWYVATLEKTVIETCRKMGIPQATTTSDTGIWVGNNKICAIGVHGSRYVTTHGIGLNCCTDLRWFEHIVPCGIEGKGVTSLSNELQRNVCVEEAAEVFVRCFAEHFKCQIQDNVQ, encoded by the coding sequence atgatgaaaaaaacgATTCCTTTAGTTAACATTGTAAATGCTGGACATCATGGTTACGAGTCAGGATTAAAACTGCAAAAGCAACTAAGTAATCAGAAAGCGGAAGATTGGACCAATTTCCGTAATTATCTAATTTTACAGCAACATGATCCAGTGTATACTATAGGTATACGAACGAAGAATTATTCATATGCAGATGAACAACGTTTACGTAAATTGGGAGCTGAGTTTTTTCGTACAAATCGTGGCGGTTTGATAACCTTTCATGGACCAGGTCAATTAGTTGCATATCCCATATTACATTTGCATCAATTTCAACCGAAAATGAGATGGTATGTTGCTACATTGGAGAAGACTGTTATTGAAACCTGTCGCAAAATGGGTATTCCCCAAGCTACTACTACATCAGATACTGGCATATGGGTAGGAAATAACAAGATTTGTGCAATTGGTGTACATGGCTCTCGATATGTTACAACACACGGCATAGGTCTTAATTGCTGTACCGATTTACGTTGGTTCGAACACATTGTTCCATGTGGTATTGAAGGAAAAGGTGTTACTTCATTGAGTAATGAGCTACAACGCAATGTATGTGTAGAAGAAGCAGCGGAAGTCTTTGTACGATGTTTTGCAGAACATTTTAAATGCCAAATACAAGATAATGTGCaatga